AGTCCGCGAGATCGACGTCGCCGTCTTGGTCGAAGTCGGCATCGACCCACGTGCCCGCCTCGCCGAAGCCTGCCCGCAGGATCCCGAAGTCGGCGAGGTCCACGTCGCCATCGAGATCGGCATCGCCAAAGAAGGCCGGCGTGACCAGGACTTCTGCCGCGTCGTGGGTGACAGCGAAGGCGACGCCGTCGACCAGCGGACCGGTGACGGTGTCGAACGTGCCATCGAGGCTCGTCGCGACGAGCAGACTGAGTGACTGGTACAGCTCGGCAGTCCCAGTGTCTGCGACGTTGAGGACCAGTTCGCCGCCGAGCGAGGCATCGCCGACGACGGTGAGCGGTGAATCGTCGAACAACTCGACCGTGCCACCGAGGGTGGCGTTACCGACGACGGTCCCGCGAAGCCGTGCGATGCCGCCCGGCACGACGACGAAGCCATCGACATCGGCCGCGAGCGACGGGTCGCCGACGATGATCCGCCCGCCGGTGTCGGTCTCGATGCGCCCGAGCGCGTTGACGGTCAGATCGAGCAGCTCCGCCCTGCCGCCATTGGTGGCGCGGAGCGTTGCGGCGGAACCGTCACTGAAGCCGACGAAGGCGTCGGCATCGAAGTCGACCAAAGAGCTCGGGCCGTCGACGTGAAGCAGACTGTCACCAGTGGTGAAGCTGTTGATGATGACTAGAAAGCCGTTGTCGCCCGTAGCGAAGACCCGGCCACCGTCATGAACGTTGAAGGTGGCCTGTTCATCTAAACCAAGACCGTCGGTAAAGACAGTCCCGCCTGTATCGACATTCATGGTCGACTGTCTTGTGCCATTTGCGTTCGGCACGCCGCCCATGACCAGAGCCCTCGCTCGAACTGTACCGGAGTCGCTGACATTAGCTTTGCCGTCGGTGCGAAACTCGTTAGTCAACAAAATCCAACGGTCTGCGACAAGTTGACTTCCCGAACCCCGAACATCGAAGAAGTTGGCTCCCTCCCAGAGAAAGATGTCGTCGGCTTCGACTCGCCCGCCATCAGCGACCGTGATCGCGGGCCGGTCCGACGGCGTGACATCGAAGTCCAACTCGTCTTCGATGAACTTGGCCGTCACGCGAGAGCCGGCACCACTGGCTTCGATGCGTCCGCCGTCTACAAGCTGCACGTCATTGGCTTCGAAAACGCCTCCAGTCCGGGCGGCCACACGCGACTTGATTCCGGCGATCAACAGCGGATCCTCGTCGTCAGTCACATGGACCGTCGCGCCGGTCTCGACGACCACGGTTGAGTCTCCCGACTCCTCGTTAGTGGTGACGGCCAGTTGTCGAAGCCATGAGGTCGACTGGCTGGAAAAGATGGCCTCAGCGTTTCCGGGGCCTTCAATCGGCCCTGACGCCCTGATGGCGTCGAGGGTCAAGTCAGCCGGTGTCGTGTCGGAGGCGAATGTCGTATCGAGTCCGTGGACGACGAGTCGACCGTTGCGACCGACCTCGCCAGTTGAGAAATCACTCGGACTGGGTGAGGTGAAGGAGGCTCCCGATTCGAAGCGCACTTCCGAGATGGCGTCGGATGCGTTCCACACCACAAAGCTGCCTTGCAGTTCGCCCCTATTCTTGACTTCCAACGACGAGGCGACCGGCCCAAACACGCCGGCTCGCGTTCTAAGAAAAGTGCCAAAGCCATCGACCGTTACCTGCCCTCCAGCGCCATCAAAGGGCTCGACGTTGAACGGTACGCCGACGACCAAACCATAATCGCTCAGAGATGGGGTAAATGAAGTCGTGACACGAGCGCCGTTGAGGATGTTCATTTCGGCAAAGGTCTGACGGCTGACGACAACGTTCCCATTGCCCACCTCCACGACCGTGCCAACTCCGGTGACGTCGAGGCGGGATCCGAAAGGGTTCGTGACGGTCGAGTCGATCTCCCCGACGCTAATCTGCCAACCGACTCGGTACGTTCCGGTCCCCGTCAGCGTTGCGTGCGTTGGGCTATCGAAGTCAAACAGACGCAGAGTGGACAACTCGACTGACTCGTTGCCCGAGGCTCCATCGGCGAATGGATCGATCGACCCAGCTGGCACGTAAGGATCCAGGTCGAGCGTGAAATCGCCCGCGGCGAAGTGCAACGCCGGCTCCGTGATCTCCACCTTCGGAATCATGCGGTCCGGCCCGTTTGTCACCTGCTGGACGAAGTCACCGAGGTGGACGCGCCACGGACCGGAGTAGCCGTAGCTGCTGGTCGTGCCGAGGAACACCGGGAACTCGTTCGTGTCGCTCGGCGTGACGTCGCCGACCCAGGTCTCGACGTCGGCGTAGGCGACGCGGCCGAGCTCCAAAGGCTCCAGGTTCGGGTCCGTCGAGCTGTGCCCGGCGAAGAATTGGCCAAAGGACGTCTGGCCGGAGGCCGGCGCACTCAGGACGAGGCTCGTTGCCACCAGCGCGGCCGCCTTGGAAATCGGAGATGCATTCACGCCTGGCAGATTGATGGTCGTTGAGCGGCGACGCAAGCGAATTCCGGTGCGAGCGAGAGGAACGGACAGAGTGAAGCAGCGCGATTGGGACCGTGCGGACGGCGTGATAGCGCAAAGAAAGTGAAAGCACGTGGGCGGGTCGGAAATTCGTTGACTTGTTCCAGTGCCCGGATAACCTGCGAATGAGACCACGTCGCAACTCGGCGACGGGCAGATGCACAACCCTTTCAGCCTCTGGAGAGAGACATGAAGATGCAGTTGATTTCGTCGTTCGCCGCCCTGGCCCTGGCCGTCCCCGCGACCGCGCAGGTCGTCACGCTCGATGTAGACCAGGACTACATGTCCAGCGGATTCTTCTTCGGCCCGGATTTCCTTCGTGGGCAGGAAGACAACAGCACTCGCGCGACCAACCGCGCAACCTCGAACCCCGTGTTCGGCGTCAATGGCGAGACCGCCTACTTCTCGTTCGACTTCGATCCGTCGGCCTTCTCCGGCCCGGTGCAGTCGGCGGTCTTCCGCTCGACGACCGTCGCGCCAGGCTTTGGCTTGCCGGAGGCTTCGGTTGGTGACCCTGCGGTGATCTCGCTGCACAGCCTCACTGCCGACCCGCTGGCCACGGTCGATCTTGCTGACGCATCGACGGTCTTTGCCTTCCGTGACGCTCAGATCACCACGTCGAGCATTGTCGCGACGGAGTCGATCACCAGCCTTGGCCTCGTCGAGTTCGATGTCACCGGCCTGATCAACACATGGATCGCCGACGCCGGCGCGACCTTCGACTTCACGATCGGCTCGAGCGCCCTGCTCGACCAGACTGAAGCTGCGGTGGCGTTCGTCAACTCGTCATTCACTGGCCTGCTGCCGACCGACGTCGCGCCGCAGCTCGTCATCACGGTTCCTGAGCCGGCAACGGCGTCGCTGGTCGCGGTGGCCGGGCTCATCGGCCTGCGTCGTCGACGTTGAGCCGGGTTCAGCTTCCCTTTCCTTGCAGTTTCTCCTCTCGTCTCGAAATGACCCACACGTTTCTCTCTGCAACCGCGGCTGTCGCACTTGGCACCGCTTCCGCCTCGGCCGTCTTTGTCGCGCCGTCAACATGGTCGGTTGGCGACGCCAACACGACGGCTCAGGAGTGGGATATCTTCACGAGCCCCATCGGGAACGCGCCCGATGTCCTTGACTCCAACGATCAAGGGCAAGCGACGGCCTTCGACGCCAACGCTCCAATGAACGGTTCGTTCATCACGGGCTCGGCCAGCATTTACACGTTCAGCGCCGAGGTGTTCCCGGCCGCCGATGTACCCGTGCCGACGCTCGCGGGTGGAACGACGACGTTCATCGTCCAGACCTCAACGTTCGGCTACGTGCCGGTCGCCGCAGATGTCACGGTGAGCGACGACTCGGACAACGTGTACCTGCCTGTTGAGCAAGTGCTATTGACCGAGGGCGACCGCCAGGGCGTCGAGCAGGCGTGGTACTTCCGATTCGAGGTTCCGTCCGATGTCGGCGAGTATCGCTTCCTAATGGAGGCGGCCTCGTCGTCGCTGGCGTTCGACCGGCTTCGGATCGACACCTTCACCGGTGCCGCTCCCGCGGCTGAGCCGCTTCCCGATGCGTTTGCCCTTCCGGGCGACGCAAATCTGGACGGCACGGTCGACCTGGCCGACTTTGGGATTCTGCGAGCGAACTTCGGCCTGTCGGCCGGGGACTTCCCGATCCCACAGTTCCGCCTGGCCGACTTCAATGGCGATGCGACGGTTGACCTAGCCGACTTCGGCATCCTTCGGGCCAACTTCGGCTCGTCGGCTCCGAGCGATGTCGCGGCGCTCGACGCTTGGTACGCTTCTGTCGTGCCTGAGCCGGCGACCGCATCGATCGTGTCGCTGGCAGGTCTTACCCTGCTTCGCCGCCGCCGCTGAAGGGACTCAGTTCGATGACTCGACGGATTGCTTCTGTCTTGTTTTTGACCGCTTCAGCGATTGCGTTCGCCGCACCGCAGGTGGCCTCGGCGGACGAGCGTTCACCTGCCGAATTGGCGAATGACACGTTCAAGAACCGTCTGGACGGATCGGAGCTCGTCAACTCCCTCCGTTCGGGCGGCTTCGTCATCTACTTCCGCCACGCCCAGACGGAAAAGGACTACGCCGATCAGGTGACCGCCGACGTCAACGACGGCAGCACCCAGCGCGTCCTGAGCGAAAAGGGCTGGCATCAGGCCAAGGGCATCGGTGAGGCGTTCCGTGCCCTCGGCATTCCCGTCGGCAATGTCATCAGCAGCGAGTACTTCCGTGCCTGGCAGACGGCAGACCTTGCCTTCGGCCGGTACGAGAAGAACGCCGCTCTCAACTTCTGGCCTGCCGAGGACTATACCGACGAGCAGATCCGAGTCGTCCGCGATCGGGTGTTGCCGCTCGTTGTTGCTGTGCCGGAAGATGGGCTCAACACGGTCATCGTCGGGCACGACGATCCGTTCGAGGCGATCTCCGGGATTTACCCCGATCCTCAAGGTGTCGCTTACGTACTGAAGCCGACGGGCACGACGTTCGAAGTGGTTGCTCGCTTGCCGAGCGAGCGATGGACCGAGTTAGCCATGGAGGTCGAATAATGAGACGCGGTTTTACACTGGTCGAACTTCTCGTCGTCATCGGGATCATCGCCCTGCTCGTTGGCATCCTGCTGCCAGTCCTTGGCAACGCCAGGGCTTCGGCCAGTCAGGTGCGGGCACTGAGCGATGTGCGTCAACTGCTCGTGGCACACCAGTTCTACCGGCTCGAGCACGAAGGGCGTGTGCCGCTTGCCTACCCGCCGGACGAGTTGGAGGGCGAGCCCTTCCAGACCGAGTTCGAGGGGTTCACCTGGGCTGGCCTGGAAGCCCGTCGTTACCCGATCCGGCTGGTCGCGTACCTCGAAGATGTCTGGGAGATCGTCTACAGCGGCCGCTACTTCCCTGATCCGGACAACCCGTCAGCCGTTTACGACCTCGGCGTCGCTCCGACCTACGGCATCAACGCAGTATTCGTCGGCGGCTCTGGCGACTTCCGCGAGCGAGGTTTCGTCAACCTTGGCAAGGCATCTTTCGACTTCTCAAGCAACTCGAAGTATATCGCCGGCGGCGGTCCGGATGGGCCGTCGTTCATGACGCCGAATGTTAATCGCCACGTCGTCTTCCGCGAGACAGAGGTCCGCGAGCCGTCGAGTCTGATCGTGTTCGCCGATGCGAAGCTGCGTGGCGGTCCGTTTTCCAGCGGCGACGGCTACAACAACGTTCACGGCCCGATTTCGAACGGCCAGCTCTGGGAGCTTGAGCCCGATCCAGAGGGTGGGCGAGACACCATCAAGGTGGTCGGCTTCCGAGCCATTGGCGTTCCCGAAGGCCGGTTCGGTAAAGGTGCCGCGGTTGGCTTTTTTGATGGACACGCCGAAAGCCGGTTCCCCGACGAGCTGACCGACATGCGGCTCTGGGCCAACTGGGCCGATTCCGAAACCTACGACTTTGTCCCCTGATAGACTGCACCCATGAAGCTCCCGCTCACCGTTTCGATTGCGACGCTCGCTGCCTTCACGCCTCTGGCACTCGCGGAGGCCGACAGCCACGCCGACGCCAAGACCAAGCTCGAAAAAGACCGCCAAGCCATCCTCGCGATGGCCGGCGAGTACAAGGTGAGTTTCCAATTCATGGAGACGGTTCCGCTGGTCGCCGGCTACGAGTTCTTCCCGCCCAAGACGTCCGGCGCGACCGAATTCGTCGAAGTCATTAGCGACGAGGGCAACGTCATCGACATGCAGCACGTGCTGGTCATGGGCAAGGGTGACGAGTCGATGGTCGTCAAGCACTGGCGTCAGGCGTGGGTCTACGAGGACTCGCACCTGACCACGTTCAAAGGCGACAACACTTGGGAAACGCGGGCACTCTCTGCGGAAGAGACCGCCGGCAAGTGGACGCAGTTCGTCTACCAGGTCGATGATTCGCCTCGCTACGAAGGCATCGGCGAGTGGACGCACGAGGGCGGCGTGAGTGCCTGGGAGAGCGAAGAGACGTGGCGTCCACTGCCCCGCCGCGAGCGGACGGTGCGCAGTGACTACCAAGTCATGGGCTGCGTCAACCGCCACACGCTCACGCCCACCGGCTGGGTGCACGAGCAGGACAACAGCAAGATCGTGCTCGCCGATGACGGCAGCATCGACAAGGTTCTGGTGCGTGAGGTCGGCCTGAACATCTACGACCGCATGGGCGAGGGCATCGCCGATGGCCAGACGCATGACTTCAGCGCCGGCCGCGAGTACTGGGACTCGACGTCCAGCTTCTGGGCCGATGTCCGCGAGGCGTGGTCCGACAAGCTCGACGTCGAAGGGACTGTCGCGCTGAAGAAGAAGGTCGACGACAAGACCCTGTGGCAGCACATGTTCATCTACGCCGCGGACATCGCCGATGGTGACACGGCGTACGACGAGGCGGAGGTCGAAGTCTTCATCACGGAAACGCTTGCCGCGTTTGACGCGACGCGTCAGCAGTCCGCCTCTGCCGCCGAGTGACGCGCGGCGCTGCTGACTGAAACAAGCGGACAACTTCGAACTGGTCTCCCGGCGTGGCTGCAGTTTCTGCAGCCACGCCGCTTCGTTGCCGTGGCGCGTCAGCGGACTCCTTGGCGGACTCGTCCAATCATCCCCAGCGAATGCAGTTCGAGCCACGCAGCGTCGCCCTCCTTATCGCGATCGGGCACGGCCTTCTCTTTGCGGGGTTGCTGCTGCGTGTGCGTCAGAATCGAGCAGCAAATCGGTATCTCGCGTTGCTGCTGGTGTTGGTCGCGGTCTCCCTCGTGCCGAGCACAATCGGTTTCGCCGGGGCGTACGACCGCTACCGCTGGCTGACGTTCCTGCCGACGAGCGTTGCCCTTGGCTTTGGACCGGCGATTTGGCTGTATGCGAGACGTCTGGTGCGTCGTGATGCAGATCGTGCCTGGCTGCATCTGCTGCCTCTCGCAGTGCAGTTGGGCTACTACACCGTCGCGTTCTGCTTGCCTTTGGACCTGAAACTGCAGTTTGCACGTTCCGTGCATTGGCCGTGGGTGCTGGACGTCGAACGGGTGCTCTCGGTCGTTTCGGGCATTGCGTACTGGATCGTGACATTTGCACTCGTGAGGCGGTATTCGGCTTGGGCTCCTTCGAGTGTGAGCGACAGCGCGAACTACGACCTCGGCTGGCTGCGGTGGTTCCTGATTCTCACAGCTGTTGGCTTCGCAACTTGGGCCGGCTTTCTCGCGTTCGACCTGCTCGTCCGTCGCCTGGGTTACGGAGCCTTCTTCTGGCTCGATCTGACGGCTGCCGTGCTGGCATACGCGTTTGCGCTTGCGGGTTACCACCGGTCCTCGCTCGCGTGGCCGCCAATGAACGCGTTGCCCGCTCCCGCCAATCACAACGAGGCGGCATCGGTCGACTGGTCGTCACGCGCTGCTGAGGTACGCCGTCGCGTGATTTCTGAGCAGTGGCACCTCGACCCCGACCTGACATTGGACGTCCTCGCCGAGCACCTCAGCACGAACACGTGGTCCCTGTCTCGGACGATCAACGAGGGGCTCGGCGTCAACTTCAACGACTTCATCAACGGCCTGCGTGTCGAGGCAGTCCAGCGACGGCTCGCCGATCCCGACGATTCGGCGACGATGCTGGACATTGCGTTCGCCTGCGGCTTCAACAGCAAAACGAGCTTCAACCGCTCCTTCCGCAAGCTCACGGGCAAGACGCCCAGCCAGTGGCGTCGTGACCAGGGTGTCGGAATCGAGGACACCGATCTGGCACGTGCCAGATCATGAAAATCGCGTCCCACACGCGAATTGGTGCGACTCAATGCGCCCGGGCGACATGATTCGGCCCATGCAATTCCTCGTCCCGCTGCTCTCCACGCTCGTCCTGGCGACCCACACGCTCGGCTACGAAGCCCGAGCCCTCGCACCCGATCAGGCTGCCGAAGACGTGCGAATCTTCCGCGCGTCGATCGAGCGTCTGCACGCCGGTTACGGCCGGTACACGAGTGCCGAGGCGATGGACGCGATGTTCGACGACCTCGAACGCGAAGCCGCCGACGGGATGACAGACATGGAGCTGTACCGCCGAACGTCACTGATTCTCTCGCGGATGCGGTGCGATCACACCAAAGCCGAGCTGCCGCAGGCAATCATCGACTATCGCAACGAGACACCGACGTACCTGCCCTTCACGTTCAAGCTCTTCGCCGGGCGGATGCATGTCGCCAATGCGGCCGAGGGATCGCCGCTGGAGCGTGGGGATGAGATCGTTTCGATCAACGGCAAACCGACTGGGCGGGTGCTTGCCGACGTGCAGCGGTACGTCAGCGTCGACGGCTTCACCGACTCGACTGCCCGCGTCGAGATGGAGTATTCGAGCGAGTACCTCGGCGATGCGGTCGACCACTTCTGGCCGTTTCTCTACGGCTGGCCGACCGAGTGGACGCTTGAAGTGCGCACTACGGCGGGCGACATGGAGACGCACACGCTGGCTCCGATCACCTACGGCGAGTATCGCGTCCTTGCGACGGGTGGTCGACGCTCGTTCAACTTCCCGGAGACGGTGACGTTCGACGTGATCGATGGCGAGACCGCGTCGCTGTCTATCGGGACGTTTGTCAACTATCGACAGCCGGTGGCCCCGGCAACCGTTTTCGATCCGATCTTCGACCAGATTGCCAAGAACGACATCGACCACCTGATCCTCGACCTTCGCAACTGCGGCGGCGGGTCCGACGATGTCCCGGCCACGCTGACCGCGTACCTCACCGACAGCCCGGTCCCGGTCGGAAAACGTCCGCCATGGGTGCGGGCCAAGCGGCTGGGCGACCTGGAGCCCTTTGTTCGCACGTGGGACAAGGCCGCGATGAATCTGCCTGAAGAGTTCTTCCGAGACGTCGGCAACGGTTACTTCGAGGTCAACGTTCCAGGCCAGGCTGCTGCGCCGGTCGAGGCCAAGACCAACCGCTTCGACGGCAGGCTGACCGTCCTCTCCAGCGCCGCCAACGCATCGGGCGCGACGATCCTGATCGCCCTGCTGCAGGAGCGTTACGGAGCAACCGTCGTCGGCCAACCCACCGGCGGGAGCGCCGAAGGCCCGACGGCCGGCATCATGCTGTTTGTCGATTTGCCGCACAGCGACGTCACGGTTCGTGTCCCGGTGATCCGTTCCTGGGTCAACGTCGACCACCCCGAGCCCGGCATGGGCGTGACGCCCGACATCGTGGTCGAGCCGACCTTCGACGACTGGCTTGCCGGCACCGACACGGTGCTCAATGCTGCGATCGCACTTCACGACAAGTGAGCCGGCCGATCAGTCGAACAGCGACTCGGGTCCCAACTCGACCGGATCGAGCAGCGAGGCGTCGTCGTTGCGAACCGCCCCGACACGCTTCGAGACGGGCCAGGTTTTGAATGTGGGAGCCGGAACCGCCAGAAGAATCTCGGCGGCGGTCTGGGCGGAGGCGGCTGGGTCTAGCCACGTCGACCACTGATCTTTCGGCACCACGACGGCCATGCGATGGTGCAGGTGCGCAATCTGGGCGTCCGCAGCTCGCGTGCAGACGGTGGCGGTGAGGAGTGGACGCCGTGTCGTCGGGTCGACCCACGATTCCCACAGGCCCGCGAACGTGAGCGGTGCGCCCGACTCGCCAGCGACGGCGTGCGGCTGCGTCTGGTTGCCCGGGCCGGTCAGCTTCTGCCACTCGTAAAAGCCGTCGGCCACGATGAGGCATCGTCGTCGTGCCAGTGCATCGCGAAAGCTCGGCTTCTCGCCAACCGTTTCGCTGCGCGCGTTGATCAGCTTCGCCGCGTGTTCATCGGTTCTGCTCCACGACGGCACCAGGCCCCATCGCATGCTGTCGAAGATCGGGCGATCGCCGTCATTGCGGATCGCGAGCAGCTGCTGCAGTGGCGCGATGTTGTACCGAGGCCGCTGCACCTCCTCGAACAGCTCGCCCTGCGTCGGCAAACCGACCGCCCAGCCGTTGCGGCCGATGAAGCCCTTGGGATCGCTCAGATACATCCGCCCGCACATGGGCGAGTCTAATGCCGCGACGTGACTGGCGATCGGACTTATCGTTCTGATGGCATGCTGCTGGGCGACTGCATCGACTTTCCGACGCCTTTCATGCAGGCCGGGCTTGCAGGGTACAGCGATCGGGCGATGCGGCTGGTCGCGCGGCGTCGCGGCTGCCCGTACGCCGTCACCGAGGCCATCCTCGACCGCGTCCTGCTCGGTGGCGGCAAGGGTTTAACCAACTCGATCGACGTCAACGACGAGGATCATCCAGTAGCCGGCCAAGTCATGGGCAGCGAGCCCGACGAGGTCGCCGCGGCCGGGGCGATCCTGGCGGACCACGGCTACGACGTCGTCGATCTGAACTTCGCGTGTCCGGTCAAGAAGGTGAAGAACAAGGCTCGCGGTGGGTGGATGCTCAAGGACGACGGCGTGGGCGTTGACGTCTTGCGGGCGACGCGCGATCGGCTGCCGGATCACCCGCTTTCGGTCTCGCTCCGCCGCGGCTTCGACGACTCGGCCGAGGCAGAAGATCGATTCTGGCGGCTCTGCGAAGCGGCCCATGACCTCGGCTACGTGGCGGTGCGTGTGCACGGTCGGACGGTCGAGCAGAAGTATGCGGGCCGGAGCCGAAGGCCGTTCCTTAAGGATGTGAAGCAGCGGTTTCCGGACTGGTTCGTCTGGGGCAGCGGCGACGTCTTCACCGCCGAGGACGCGGCCGACATGTTGAATGAGACCGGCGTCGACGGCGTCTGGATCGCGCGCGGGGCCATTGGCAACCCGTGGATCTTCCGCGACGCGGAGCGACTGCGGCAAGAGAAGCCGATCTCACCACCGACGATTGACGAACAGCGAGACGCCCTACTTGAGCACTTCGACGAGGCGGTGGCAATCCACGGCGAGTCGCTGGCCGGACGCCGGATGCGGAAGATCGGCATCAAGTACGCCCGTTTTCATCCACGGAGAGATGAGGTGAAGCAGGCCTTCATCGGCGTGAGGTCGCTGGCCGATTGGCGAGGTGTCGTGGGCGACTTCTACTCAGCCGGCGGCGAGGGCGTCTGGCCCGAGCGCGACGCAGTGGACGAGGTGAACGACGGAGGCTGCTCGTGAGACAGTTGGTCGATCCGACACCGCCACCCTCGCCGAGGCTGGCGGGACGCGTCTCTTTGGTCGTTTCGATCCTCGCAGCGATCGCGGCGCTGTACGGCTCATCCACCGACGCGGCGACGGTGAAGAAGGCGTTCCTTGTCGCGCTGCCGTTGGCATTGGTCGCCCTGCCGACGGGTGC
Above is a window of Planctomycetota bacterium DNA encoding:
- a CDS encoding DUF6607 family protein, coding for MKLPLTVSIATLAAFTPLALAEADSHADAKTKLEKDRQAILAMAGEYKVSFQFMETVPLVAGYEFFPPKTSGATEFVEVISDEGNVIDMQHVLVMGKGDESMVVKHWRQAWVYEDSHLTTFKGDNTWETRALSAEETAGKWTQFVYQVDDSPRYEGIGEWTHEGGVSAWESEETWRPLPRRERTVRSDYQVMGCVNRHTLTPTGWVHEQDNSKIVLADDGSIDKVLVREVGLNIYDRMGEGIADGQTHDFSAGREYWDSTSSFWADVREAWSDKLDVEGTVALKKKVDDKTLWQHMFIYAADIADGDTAYDEAEVEVFITETLAAFDATRQQSASAAE
- a CDS encoding tRNA-dihydrouridine synthase family protein yields the protein MLLGDCIDFPTPFMQAGLAGYSDRAMRLVARRRGCPYAVTEAILDRVLLGGGKGLTNSIDVNDEDHPVAGQVMGSEPDEVAAAGAILADHGYDVVDLNFACPVKKVKNKARGGWMLKDDGVGVDVLRATRDRLPDHPLSVSLRRGFDDSAEAEDRFWRLCEAAHDLGYVAVRVHGRTVEQKYAGRSRRPFLKDVKQRFPDWFVWGSGDVFTAEDAADMLNETGVDGVWIARGAIGNPWIFRDAERLRQEKPISPPTIDEQRDALLEHFDEAVAIHGESLAGRRMRKIGIKYARFHPRRDEVKQAFIGVRSLADWRGVVGDFYSAGGEGVWPERDAVDEVNDGGCS
- a CDS encoding AraC family transcriptional regulator yields the protein MQFEPRSVALLIAIGHGLLFAGLLLRVRQNRAANRYLALLLVLVAVSLVPSTIGFAGAYDRYRWLTFLPTSVALGFGPAIWLYARRLVRRDADRAWLHLLPLAVQLGYYTVAFCLPLDLKLQFARSVHWPWVLDVERVLSVVSGIAYWIVTFALVRRYSAWAPSSVSDSANYDLGWLRWFLILTAVGFATWAGFLAFDLLVRRLGYGAFFWLDLTAAVLAYAFALAGYHRSSLAWPPMNALPAPANHNEAASVDWSSRAAEVRRRVISEQWHLDPDLTLDVLAEHLSTNTWSLSRTINEGLGVNFNDFINGLRVEAVQRRLADPDDSATMLDIAFACGFNSKTSFNRSFRKLTGKTPSQWRRDQGVGIEDTDLARARS
- a CDS encoding SOS response-associated peptidase, coding for MCGRMYLSDPKGFIGRNGWAVGLPTQGELFEEVQRPRYNIAPLQQLLAIRNDGDRPIFDSMRWGLVPSWSRTDEHAAKLINARSETVGEKPSFRDALARRRCLIVADGFYEWQKLTGPGNQTQPHAVAGESGAPLTFAGLWESWVDPTTRRPLLTATVCTRAADAQIAHLHHRMAVVVPKDQWSTWLDPAASAQTAAEILLAVPAPTFKTWPVSKRVGAVRNDDASLLDPVELGPESLFD
- a CDS encoding type II secretion system protein; this translates as MRRGFTLVELLVVIGIIALLVGILLPVLGNARASASQVRALSDVRQLLVAHQFYRLEHEGRVPLAYPPDELEGEPFQTEFEGFTWAGLEARRYPIRLVAYLEDVWEIVYSGRYFPDPDNPSAVYDLGVAPTYGINAVFVGGSGDFRERGFVNLGKASFDFSSNSKYIAGGGPDGPSFMTPNVNRHVVFRETEVREPSSLIVFADAKLRGGPFSSGDGYNNVHGPISNGQLWELEPDPEGGRDTIKVVGFRAIGVPEGRFGKGAAVGFFDGHAESRFPDELTDMRLWANWADSETYDFVP
- a CDS encoding S41 family peptidase, which produces MQFLVPLLSTLVLATHTLGYEARALAPDQAAEDVRIFRASIERLHAGYGRYTSAEAMDAMFDDLEREAADGMTDMELYRRTSLILSRMRCDHTKAELPQAIIDYRNETPTYLPFTFKLFAGRMHVANAAEGSPLERGDEIVSINGKPTGRVLADVQRYVSVDGFTDSTARVEMEYSSEYLGDAVDHFWPFLYGWPTEWTLEVRTTAGDMETHTLAPITYGEYRVLATGGRRSFNFPETVTFDVIDGETASLSIGTFVNYRQPVAPATVFDPIFDQIAKNDIDHLILDLRNCGGGSDDVPATLTAYLTDSPVPVGKRPPWVRAKRLGDLEPFVRTWDKAAMNLPEEFFRDVGNGYFEVNVPGQAAAPVEAKTNRFDGRLTVLSSAANASGATILIALLQERYGATVVGQPTGGSAEGPTAGIMLFVDLPHSDVTVRVPVIRSWVNVDHPEPGMGVTPDIVVEPTFDDWLAGTDTVLNAAIALHDK
- a CDS encoding histidine phosphatase family protein → MTRRIASVLFLTASAIAFAAPQVASADERSPAELANDTFKNRLDGSELVNSLRSGGFVIYFRHAQTEKDYADQVTADVNDGSTQRVLSEKGWHQAKGIGEAFRALGIPVGNVISSEYFRAWQTADLAFGRYEKNAALNFWPAEDYTDEQIRVVRDRVLPLVVAVPEDGLNTVIVGHDDPFEAISGIYPDPQGVAYVLKPTGTTFEVVARLPSERWTELAMEVE